GAACCACTCGCTGATCTTGAACCGCATGAAGTTCGCGCAGATCTCGCACGGGCGGCCTCTGCCGGAGGTCATTCGCAACTTCAACGGCAGCATCGGCGTGATCGCCAAGTCGTCTTTCGCGGACTACGCGCGCACCAACTTCCCGCACGCCAAGGTGCAGGAGTTCCCGACCTGGAACGAGGTGCTGGTGGCCCTGCACAAGGGCGAGATCGTGAGCGCCTACCGCGACGAGTTCGAGGTCAAGCGCGTGCTCAAGGCCGACCCGACCGTGTCGCTCGTGCTGCGCACCGTGACGCTGAAGGATCTTGAAGACACGCTGGGCATCGGCGTGGCCGTGACCGACACCACGCTGCTGGCCTACGTCAACCAGTTCCTCGCCCAGCGCACCGAGAAGCTGGACATCCAGAAGGTGCTGCAGGCACTCGACCGCTGAGCCGCAAAGAACACGCACCCATCATGAATTCCTCCAAGCTCTACGCCTTCGTCCTCAACCCCTGGGTCGTGATCATCAGCCTCGGGGCCGGCGTGGCCTTCGGCATGCTCGCGCCCCCGCTCGCGACCACCCTGAGTTTCGTGGGCGACATCTACGTCGACCTGCTGAAGATGATCACGCTGCCCTTCATGGTCTCGGCCGTGATCTTCAGCCTGCAGCGGCTGTTTCGCGACGGCGGCACGGCCAGCCTGCTGGGGCGCGTGGCGCTGGTGTTCCTCGCGTTCTCGGCCTTCGTGGCCATTGCCGGCGCGGCCACGCTGCTGCTGCTTCGCCCCGGCGAGAACCTGCCGGCCAGCACCATGCAGACCTTCGGCCAGATCGTCGGCGGCGACCTGAGCGCCAGCGACACGGCCATGAGCCTGCGCGGCACCGACGAAGTGAAGAAGACCGCCAGCTTCGCCGACATGCTGGTGAGCCTGGTGCCCGCCAACATCTTCACGGCACTGGCCAACGGCGACACGCTCAAGACGCTGGTGTTCGCGCTGCTGTTCGGCCTGGCGGTGGGGCACGTGCCCACGCGCATTTCAGACGGCCTCACGCAGGCGCTCGAAACCGTCTATCACGCCTGCCAGACGCTGATGCGCTGGCTGAGCTTTCCACTGCCGGTGGTGCTGTTCTGCATGAGCGCGGCGCAGCTGGGCAAGACGGGCATAGAGCCGCTGCGCGCGATGGGTGCCTTCGTGCTGGCTTTCCTGGTGGTGTCGACGGTGCTGCTGGCGGTGGCCTGCGTGATCATCTGGAAGCGCTCCAACGGCACGCTGGGGCAAACGCTCAACGCCATGCGCGGCCCCTTCGCGCTGGCGCTGGCCACGCGCAGCAGCGCCACCTGCATGCCGATCATGATCGAGAGCCTGGTCACGCGGCTGGGCTTCGCGCGCTCGCGGGTCGAGCTGCTGGTGCCGCTCACGGTGTCGCTGCTGCGCATCGGGCCGGTCGTGTACTACGTGTGCGCCACGCTTTTCATCGCGCAGATCTACGGCCGCTCGCTGTCGCCGGTGGAAATCGGCATCGTGCTCACCTCCTCGGTGCTCGCGGGCTTTGCCTCGGCGGGCATGACGGGGCTGGTGACGGTGTCGCTGATCGGCATGACCTGCACCTACCTGGGCCTGCCCTTCGAGGCGGCGTTCATCCTGTTCCTGGCGGTGGACCCGGTGTGCGACATGCTGCGCACGCTGGTGCTAGTCATCGGCAACACCGCGGCCGTCGCTGTCGTGTGCCCCCGGCCACTGAAGATCTAGAGGGCACGCACTCATGTCACGCATCGGCGTTCTCGGCGGCATGGGCCCATCGGCAACGGTGGACTTCATGGAAAAGATCATCCAGCTCACTCCCGCCACGCGCGACCAGGAGCACCTGCCGGTGATCGTGGCGAACCTGCCGCACGTGCCGGACCGCTCCAGCGCCATCCTGGGCACGGGGCCCGACCCGCTGAGCTCGCTGCTCGCGGGCATTGACGTGCTCAACGACATCGGCGTGGGCGTGATCGCGATTCCCTGCAACTCGTCGCATCACTGGTATGCGCAGATGGTCGAGCACAGCCGGGCACCGGTGATCCACATCGCGCAGTCGTGCGTGGCCGCCATTGCCACGGCACCGAACGAACGGCCGGTGCGGGTGGCGGTGCTCGCCACGCGAGGCGCGCTGGCCTCGGGCTTCTACCAGCAGGCGCTGCGCGAACGCGGCATCGACTTTCTCGTGCCCGACGCCACGACCGGCCAGGACCACGTGGACGCCTGCATTCGCGCCGTAAAGGGCGGCGACGTGCAGGCCGGCGCGGCAGCCTTCGAGCTTGCGCTGGAAGCACTGGCCGCCACCGGCGCCACCGCGGTGATCATGGGCTGCACCGAATTGCCGATCGCCGCGAAGGCCGCGAACGCCGCCGGGCACAGCGCCCTGACGCTGATCGACAGCTCGCTGGAGCTGGCCCGTGCCACGGTCGCTTTCGCACTCGACAAGGGATGGAACAAGCCGACATGGGTTTCCTGACGCGCATGTCCCACAGCCTGCTCGCCCTGCTTCTGTGCATGGCGGCAGGCGGTGTCGTGGGCGTCTATGCGCCCATGGTGGGCGACGTGGGGTACACGGCGGCGCAGGTCTACCTGGCAATCGTGAGCATGGCGGCCATTCCGCTGCTGGTGGTCGCCACCTTCTTCGGCCTGCGCCAGACCATGGGGCTGCCCTTTCCGGGACGGCGCATCGCGATGATCGCGGGCCTTGCATTGCTGCTGGTGATGAGCTGCGCGGGCACCGGGCTGGCGCTGGGCTGGATCAACGCGCCGGGCGCGCACCTGGACGCCGAATCGCGCGAGCACCTGGGCGAACTGGTGCAGCAGGCCGGCGACGGCGGCGACCTCGAAATGCGCCTGCACGACAGCAGCACGCAGGCAACGGCCATCGAGCGCCCCCGCGTCACGCTGGTGCCCGACAACTTCTTCCGCGTGCTGGTGGAGGGGCGCTCGCTGGGCATCCTGTCGTGCGCGCTGCTGTTCGGCCTGGCCTTTGCCGCGCTGGCGCGCACGCAGCACGCCGCGCTCAACCACATGTTCGAGGGCATCTACCGCACGCTTGAACTCATCATCGCGCGCGCCAACATCCTGCTGCCGGTGGTGGCCTTCGGAATGTCGGCGCACGTGTTCGCGCAGACCGACGCGGTGACGATCCGCGCCATGAGCGGCTTCCTGCTGCACTTCGTGGCGCTGGTGGCGCTGCTGGCCGTGGGCGCCATCGCGGTGATCCACCGGCGCGGCAACCAGCCGCTGGCCGACGTGCTGCAGCACCTGAAGACGCCGATGCTGGTGAGCCTGATGTCGTCGAGCACCACGGCCAGCATTCCGCACACCATCGAGGCGATGAGCGCGCGGCTGGGCTTCAGCCGCGGCATCGTGGAGCTGGTGGTGCCCACCGCCTCGGTGTTCCTGCGCGCGGGCTCGGCGCTGTACTACGTGCTGCTGGCGCTGTTCGTGGCCAACCTCTACGATCGCACGCTCAGCGCGGCCGACATCGGAATGATCGGCATGGGCGCGACGGTTGCGGCCTTCGCCTCGGCGGGCAACAACAGCCTGACCAACGTGGGCTACGCGGGCATCGTGCTGGCGATGCTGCAGCTGCCCATCGAGGCCGCGCTGGCGCTGTTCCTGGCCATCGACCTGATCTGCGAGGGGCCGCGCAACCTGCTGACGCTGCTGGCCACCTGCGTGCTGATTTCCGTCGTATCGGCGGGCCTGCCGTCGGAGCGTGTCACGGCGCCTGCCGCAGACGTGGCACCCGCGAAGCCGCTGCGCTTCGTGCTCACGCGCGGAAACGTCATGCTGCTGGCGGGCTGCAGCGTGCTGGCCTCCCTGCTGATTTTGCTGATGGGCATTGCCGTGGGAGCGCGGCAGGCGCAGCCCTCTGCCGCGTATGCGACTTCGGCCGCGGCGAACCCTGGAATCTCGCGATGAACCGCACAAAGACTTCTCTCTTCAGATGGATCGCCGCCCTGCTGCTGCTCTCGCAGCTGGCCGCATGCGGCAGCCTGTTTCCCAAGGGCACGCGCGTGAACTGGAGCGAGCTCACGCTGTCGGCCTCGCCCGACGCCAACCAGAACAGCCCGGTGGCGGTCGACGTGGTGATGGTGCTCGACGACACCATGCTCGCCCGCATCACCGAGCTCACCGCAGCCAAGTGGTTCGGCGCGCGCGCCGACCTGCAGAAGACCTTTCCGCAGAGCCTGTCGTACCTCTCGTGGGAGCTGGTGCCGGGCCAGACGATTCGCGTGCCCTCCAGCGCCTTCGGCTCGCAGCGCGTGGCGGCCGTGCTCGTCTTCGCGAACTACACCACACCCGGCGCCAATCGCGTGCGGGTGGAAGACCTCAAGGGCGCCGTTGTCGCCCGCTTCGACGTTCAAAGCTTCGACGTGTCGACCACACGCTGAACAACCCGGACCCTCGCCAGTGAACACCGCATTCCATCTTTCTTCTTCCTGCGCAGGAGCCCGCCATGTCTGACGTGCACAGCGCCTCCCCCATCACCGATCGCATCGAGTGGCATGAAGGCATGCTGCTGTCGCCTCAGCACTTCCAGCAGCTCTCGGCGCGCACCGATTCCCTCGTGGCCTGGCAGACGCTGGCCGCCGCGCCCTTCAGCTGGGGCGTGCGCCGCCTGGTGTTCGACCAGGGCCTGCTGCCCGCAGGCCTGCTGCGCGTGCTGGCGCTCGACGCCATCCTGCCGGACGGCACAGCCGTGCAGTACTCGGCCGCCGAGGCCGCGCACGGTGCGCTCGAACTCTCGCTCGCACCGCATAAAGACCAGCTGGCCGTTGAGCCGCTCGACATCTACCTCACGCTGCCGGTTGCCGGCCCCGCGCGGCATCGTGGTGCGACCGTGCGCTTTCGCTCGGTGTCCGGTGCGCCGGTGGAAGACGCCGTGTCCGACGCCGAGCCCGCGAACATCCCCCGCATGCTGCCGCGCCTGGCGCTCAGCGCGGGCGCGGTGCCTCCCGGCACGCACGTACATCTGCGCCTGGGCCAGGTGTTCAAGGACAACGAAGTTGTGAAGCTCGGCGACGCGCAGCCGCCGCTGCTCGAAGTAGCGCGCGACAACCCGCTGTGGACTGCGGCCGCCGGCCTGCTGGGCCAGCTGCGCGGCAAGGCGGCCTTCGTCGCGAAGCAGACGGCTGTGCCCTCTTCACGCGTGGACGACCGCCTCGCGCACCTCGAACTGAAGGACCGGCTGCGCAGCCTGCTTTCGGGCCTGCCGCATGCCGAGGCCGTGCTGCGCACGCCGCACCTGCATCCGCTGCCGATGTACTGGTCGCTGTGCGCGCTGCTGGCATCGCTGAGCCTGCTGCGGCCCGGCGGCCTGCCGCCGGTGCCGATGGACTATGACCATGCGAACCCCTCGCGCGTGTTCCAGCCGCTGCTGCTGGCGCTGCGCGACGCGGTGTCCGAAGTGAGCCAGGAGTACCGCGAGCACAAGTTCGAGTTTCGCCAGGGCGCATTCGAGACCACGCTGCAGCCGCAGTGGCTGGCCGGCACGCGCATCGTGGTCGGCCTGCGCGGCCAGTCCGACAAGGATCTGCTCGCCTGGATGGACAGCGCCATCGTCGGCGCGCAGTCGGCCTACCCCTCGTTGCGCGAACGCCGCGTGCTGGGCGCTGTGCGCCGGCCCATCGAATCGGCCGACGAGCTCGGCCTGCGCCCCGGCTCGGGCTACCTGCTCTACGCGATCCAGACCAGCGCCGCGCTGACAGTAGCCGGCGAACTGCTGGTGATCGCCAACGCGAACGAAGGCGCTACCGCGCAGCCTCCGCAGGAAATCGTGCTGTTCATCAAAGACTGATCGACCCCCATGGCACGCACCCTTCCCGACCTCGCGGTCGACGACCACATTACCAAGCAGTTCCGCGCGTTCTACGACGAGATCGTGAAAGCGCGCGACCGCACCGCCGAATCGCGCGAGACCGACATCGACATGGTGGCGCAGGCGCTGGCCCGCCAC
This is a stretch of genomic DNA from Variovorax paradoxus. It encodes these proteins:
- a CDS encoding dicarboxylate/amino acid:cation symporter codes for the protein MEQADMGFLTRMSHSLLALLLCMAAGGVVGVYAPMVGDVGYTAAQVYLAIVSMAAIPLLVVATFFGLRQTMGLPFPGRRIAMIAGLALLLVMSCAGTGLALGWINAPGAHLDAESREHLGELVQQAGDGGDLEMRLHDSSTQATAIERPRVTLVPDNFFRVLVEGRSLGILSCALLFGLAFAALARTQHAALNHMFEGIYRTLELIIARANILLPVVAFGMSAHVFAQTDAVTIRAMSGFLLHFVALVALLAVGAIAVIHRRGNQPLADVLQHLKTPMLVSLMSSSTTASIPHTIEAMSARLGFSRGIVELVVPTASVFLRAGSALYYVLLALFVANLYDRTLSAADIGMIGMGATVAAFASAGNNSLTNVGYAGIVLAMLQLPIEAALALFLAIDLICEGPRNLLTLLATCVLISVVSAGLPSERVTAPAADVAPAKPLRFVLTRGNVMLLAGCSVLASLLILLMGIAVGARQAQPSAAYATSAAANPGISR
- a CDS encoding dicarboxylate/amino acid:cation symporter produces the protein MNSSKLYAFVLNPWVVIISLGAGVAFGMLAPPLATTLSFVGDIYVDLLKMITLPFMVSAVIFSLQRLFRDGGTASLLGRVALVFLAFSAFVAIAGAATLLLLRPGENLPASTMQTFGQIVGGDLSASDTAMSLRGTDEVKKTASFADMLVSLVPANIFTALANGDTLKTLVFALLFGLAVGHVPTRISDGLTQALETVYHACQTLMRWLSFPLPVVLFCMSAAQLGKTGIEPLRAMGAFVLAFLVVSTVLLAVACVIIWKRSNGTLGQTLNAMRGPFALALATRSSATCMPIMIESLVTRLGFARSRVELLVPLTVSLLRIGPVVYYVCATLFIAQIYGRSLSPVEIGIVLTSSVLAGFASAGMTGLVTVSLIGMTCTYLGLPFEAAFILFLAVDPVCDMLRTLVLVIGNTAAVAVVCPRPLKI
- the tssK gene encoding type VI secretion system baseplate subunit TssK is translated as MSDVHSASPITDRIEWHEGMLLSPQHFQQLSARTDSLVAWQTLAAAPFSWGVRRLVFDQGLLPAGLLRVLALDAILPDGTAVQYSAAEAAHGALELSLAPHKDQLAVEPLDIYLTLPVAGPARHRGATVRFRSVSGAPVEDAVSDAEPANIPRMLPRLALSAGAVPPGTHVHLRLGQVFKDNEVVKLGDAQPPLLEVARDNPLWTAAAGLLGQLRGKAAFVAKQTAVPSSRVDDRLAHLELKDRLRSLLSGLPHAEAVLRTPHLHPLPMYWSLCALLASLSLLRPGGLPPVPMDYDHANPSRVFQPLLLALRDAVSEVSQEYREHKFEFRQGAFETTLQPQWLAGTRIVVGLRGQSDKDLLAWMDSAIVGAQSAYPSLRERRVLGAVRRPIESADELGLRPGSGYLLYAIQTSAALTVAGELLVIANANEGATAQPPQEIVLFIKD
- a CDS encoding aspartate/glutamate racemase family protein; the encoded protein is MSRIGVLGGMGPSATVDFMEKIIQLTPATRDQEHLPVIVANLPHVPDRSSAILGTGPDPLSSLLAGIDVLNDIGVGVIAIPCNSSHHWYAQMVEHSRAPVIHIAQSCVAAIATAPNERPVRVAVLATRGALASGFYQQALRERGIDFLVPDATTGQDHVDACIRAVKGGDVQAGAAAFELALEALAATGATAVIMGCTELPIAAKAANAAGHSALTLIDSSLELARATVAFALDKGWNKPTWVS